From the genome of Phytohabitans rumicis, one region includes:
- a CDS encoding dipeptide ABC transporter ATP-binding protein — protein MTSEAPLLRVAGLRTEFHTAEGVVRAVDDVSFDIAPGEILGIVGESGSGKSVTARSILGMVHEPGRVAAGQISYRGRDLRSLSPKAMRAIRGREIGLVFQDPQSALNPVMTVRDQISEALTVHGMGRAAARDRALELLEQVGIPDARRRADDYPHQFSGGMRQRVVIAIALANNPSLLIADEPTTALDVTIQAQVLRLLGRLRRELGVAVLMITHDMGVVAETCDRLVVMYGGRVLERGTVEDVFQAPKSPYTHDLLAAMPRLDDDTDGTGATRRLPSIPGAPPDPARLPPGCPFEPRCRLTVDACSEKMPSPTVFTVDHVAACHVTAGGAPIPALVPQPAHERRQTDGDRRPILEVTDLRINVANGRRGLWGRQDPVYAVDGVSLEVHPGETLGLVGESGCGKSTLARAIVGINEPASGAIAVRTGGAVQYVFQDPSASLNPRRTIRESIDEGLEAIGVPAAQRYDESVRLLERVGLNARHLERLPYAFSGGQRQRVGIARALAARPELLVLDEPVSALDVSIQAQIINLLESLRDELDLGYLFIAHDLSVVRHLSDRIAVMYLGGIVETGEVATVYGNPQHPYTAALLASSPQPDPAAKHRERIVLTGDLPSPKNPPSGCRFRTRCPIGPIVHSDRTICVERRPALQPAPNGAHVACHFPGEV, from the coding sequence ATGACGTCCGAGGCACCCCTGCTGCGCGTCGCCGGGCTGCGCACCGAGTTCCACACCGCCGAAGGCGTCGTCCGCGCCGTCGACGACGTCTCGTTCGACATCGCGCCCGGCGAGATCCTCGGGATCGTCGGCGAGTCCGGATCGGGCAAGTCGGTGACGGCCCGCTCCATCCTTGGCATGGTCCACGAGCCCGGTCGCGTCGCCGCGGGGCAGATCAGCTACCGGGGACGCGACCTGCGGAGCCTGTCTCCCAAGGCGATGCGCGCGATCCGGGGCCGCGAGATCGGGCTGGTCTTCCAGGATCCACAGTCGGCACTCAACCCCGTCATGACGGTGCGCGACCAGATCAGCGAGGCGCTGACCGTACACGGGATGGGCCGTGCGGCGGCGCGCGACCGCGCCCTCGAACTGCTGGAACAGGTCGGCATTCCCGACGCTCGGCGGCGGGCCGACGACTACCCGCACCAGTTCTCCGGCGGCATGCGCCAGCGGGTCGTCATCGCGATCGCCCTGGCCAACAACCCTTCGCTGCTGATCGCCGACGAGCCGACGACGGCGCTCGACGTGACGATCCAGGCACAGGTTCTGCGCCTGCTCGGGCGCCTGCGCCGCGAGCTCGGCGTCGCCGTACTCATGATCACGCACGACATGGGTGTGGTGGCCGAGACCTGCGACCGCCTCGTCGTCATGTACGGCGGCCGGGTGCTCGAACGCGGCACGGTGGAGGATGTCTTCCAGGCGCCGAAGTCGCCGTACACGCACGACCTGCTCGCCGCCATGCCGCGCCTCGACGACGACACGGACGGCACCGGTGCCACGCGGCGACTGCCGTCGATCCCCGGCGCTCCCCCGGATCCGGCCCGCCTGCCGCCCGGCTGCCCCTTCGAGCCCCGGTGCCGGCTCACCGTCGACGCGTGCAGCGAGAAGATGCCTTCCCCGACAGTGTTCACCGTGGACCACGTGGCCGCGTGCCATGTCACGGCGGGCGGCGCGCCAATACCCGCTCTGGTCCCCCAGCCCGCGCACGAGCGCCGCCAGACGGACGGCGACCGCCGCCCGATCCTGGAGGTCACTGACCTGCGGATCAACGTCGCGAACGGCCGCCGAGGGTTGTGGGGCAGGCAGGATCCGGTCTACGCCGTCGACGGCGTGTCGCTGGAGGTCCATCCTGGAGAAACGCTGGGCCTGGTCGGCGAGTCAGGGTGCGGCAAGTCGACGCTCGCGCGGGCGATCGTCGGCATCAACGAGCCCGCGTCCGGCGCCATCGCCGTGCGCACCGGCGGTGCCGTGCAGTACGTCTTCCAGGATCCGAGCGCCTCGCTCAACCCGCGACGGACGATCCGCGAGTCGATCGACGAGGGCCTCGAAGCCATCGGTGTGCCGGCGGCGCAGCGGTACGACGAGTCGGTGCGGCTGCTGGAACGGGTCGGCCTCAACGCCCGGCACCTCGAACGGCTGCCGTACGCGTTCTCCGGCGGCCAGCGCCAGCGGGTCGGCATCGCCAGGGCTCTCGCGGCCAGGCCCGAGCTGCTCGTGCTCGACGAGCCGGTCTCCGCGCTCGACGTCTCGATCCAGGCGCAGATCATCAACCTGCTGGAGTCGCTGCGCGACGAGCTGGACCTCGGGTACCTGTTCATCGCGCACGACCTGTCGGTGGTGCGGCACCTCAGCGACCGCATCGCCGTGATGTACCTGGGCGGCATCGTCGAGACCGGCGAGGTCGCCACCGTGTACGGCAACCCGCAGCACCCGTACACGGCCGCCCTGCTCGCCTCGTCGCCGCAGCCGGACCCGGCGGCCAAACACCGCGAGCGCATCGTCTTGACCGGCGACCTGCCCAGCCCGAAGAACCCGCCGAGCGGCTGCCGGTTCCGCACCCGCTGCCCGATCGGCCCGATCGTCCACAGTGACCGGACGATCTGCGTCGAGCGGCGGCCGGCGCTCCAGCCCGCTCCGAACGGCGCCCACGTCGCCTGTCACTTCCCAGGGGAGGTTTGA
- a CDS encoding sulfatase has translation MRVIYVDVDTLRADHTTPYGYHRDTTPNLAALAEKSVVFDRYYCSDSPCLPSRTALTSGQFGITNGVIGHFGEAARFRLDSGHGPHPQRPLLGQRLQQGGYYTAAVSMFAERHRAYHFLGNFRESIRATDQLNDERADEVNAVALDWIRRHASEDDWYLHLTYWDPHTPYLVPTEYIERAAALGPPPAWPDQATIEAHAEIYGPRSALDLHYFVGPRDSSTPDTMPDAIRDRADFEKLINGFDAAILYWDEHFGQLVRTLDELGIAEQTAIIVSADHGEAFGENGQYAEHGLASEPIQRVPLVIHWPGLTDRLPQTARRDNSLLYNIDLAPTICDLLDIPVPEGWQGTSFADAIRGEEIASREYLVLGHGAHSYQRAVRTRDHLYIRTFHPGAFRAEWEQCFDVTNDPHLTRDLLPDSPSSVPGCARCWQNGRGPTPADPGRCPTR, from the coding sequence GTGCGGGTCATCTATGTCGACGTCGACACGCTCCGGGCCGACCACACCACCCCGTACGGCTATCACCGCGACACCACACCAAACCTGGCGGCCCTGGCGGAGAAGTCGGTCGTGTTCGATCGCTACTACTGCTCGGACTCGCCCTGCCTGCCCTCGCGGACGGCGCTGACCAGCGGCCAGTTCGGCATCACCAACGGGGTCATCGGGCACTTCGGGGAGGCCGCCCGGTTTCGGCTCGACAGCGGGCACGGGCCGCACCCGCAGCGACCGCTGCTCGGCCAGCGGCTGCAGCAGGGCGGCTACTACACGGCGGCGGTGTCGATGTTCGCCGAGCGGCACCGGGCCTACCACTTCCTGGGCAACTTCCGGGAGTCGATCCGCGCCACCGACCAGCTCAACGACGAGCGGGCCGACGAGGTCAACGCCGTCGCCCTCGACTGGATCCGCCGCCACGCCAGCGAGGACGACTGGTACCTGCACCTGACGTACTGGGACCCGCACACCCCCTACCTCGTACCCACGGAGTACATCGAGCGGGCCGCCGCGCTGGGGCCGCCACCGGCCTGGCCCGACCAGGCGACCATCGAGGCGCACGCCGAGATCTACGGCCCGCGCAGCGCGCTCGACCTGCACTACTTCGTCGGCCCGCGTGACTCGTCCACACCGGACACCATGCCCGACGCCATCCGCGACCGCGCCGACTTCGAGAAGCTCATCAACGGCTTCGACGCTGCCATCCTGTACTGGGACGAGCACTTCGGTCAGCTGGTGCGCACCCTGGACGAGCTGGGCATCGCGGAGCAGACCGCCATCATCGTCAGCGCCGACCACGGCGAGGCGTTCGGCGAGAACGGCCAGTACGCCGAGCACGGGCTGGCCAGCGAGCCGATCCAGCGGGTGCCGCTCGTCATCCACTGGCCCGGTCTGACCGACCGGTTGCCGCAGACGGCTCGCCGCGACAACAGCCTGCTCTACAACATCGACCTCGCCCCGACGATCTGCGACCTGCTCGACATCCCGGTACCGGAGGGTTGGCAGGGCACGTCGTTCGCCGATGCCATCCGCGGTGAGGAGATCGCCTCCCGCGAGTACCTGGTGCTCGGCCACGGCGCCCACTCGTACCAGCGGGCGGTGCGCACCCGCGACCACCTCTACATCCGCACATTCCACCCGGGTGCCTTCCGCGCCGAGTGGGAGCAGTGCTTCGATGTCACCAACGACCCGCATCTGACCCGCGACCTGCTGCCCGACTCCCCGAGCTCGGTGCCCGGATGCGCTCGCTGCTGGCAGAATGGACGTGGACCTACACCGGCGGACCCGGGGCGCTGCCCGACCCGATGA